A window of Nicotiana tabacum cultivar K326 chromosome 24, ASM71507v2, whole genome shotgun sequence contains these coding sequences:
- the LOC107765664 gene encoding zinc finger CCCH domain-containing protein 24-like, whose product MPEKKEYPIDPSLPDIKNNIYSTDEFRMFSFKIRPCSRAYSHDWTECPFVHPGENARRRDPRKYHYSCVPCPEFRKGACQRGDMCEYAHGVFECWLHPAQYRTRLCKDGTDCNRRVCFFAHTQEELRPLYVSTGSAVPSPRGSTAAANAMDFAAAMGLIPGSPSSVSVMSPSPFSPPMSPSANGISSMGWPQQNVPALHLPGSFLHSSRLRSSLNARDIPAADLNAYPDFDVQRQLLNEFSYLSQRNMSSNSLNCSPRPMSHTRANLEDLFSAESSSPRYSDQALAQAGFSPIHKSAVCSQLQQQQSLLSPINTNFSPRNVDNPLLQASFGVPSSGRMSPRAMEPISPRSPRASILAQRDKQHQFRSFSSRDLGSNVSAIVGSPADTWGTAMGKPDWAVSTGEFCRLRRSSSFELANNGEEPDLSWVQSLVKESPPEMMKDKCVPHVSGPTGAVADLGEGSMSSSQIDQSDQLSAWMEQMKLDQ is encoded by the coding sequence ATgccagaaaagaaagaatacccTATTGACCCCTCCTTGCCTGACATAAAAAACAACATCTATTCTACAGATGAATTCAGGATGTTCTCATTTAAGATCAGACCTTGTTCTCGTGCATACTCGCATGATTGGACTGAATGTCCATTTGTCCATCCTGGCGAAAATGCTCGAAGAAGGGATCCTAGAAAGTACCACTACAGCTGTGTACCTTGCCCTGAGTTTCGAAAGGGAGCTTGCCAACGTGGGGACATGTGTGAATACGCTCATGGAGTCTTCGAGTGTTGGCTGCACCCTGCTCAATATCGAACTCGGCTTTGCAAAGATGGTACCGATTGTAACAGAAGAGTTTGCTTCTTTGCCCACACGCAGGAGGAACTAAGACCGCTTTATGTCTCTACTGGTTCTGCAGTTCCCTCACCTCGAGGGAGTACTGCTGCTGCCAATGCTATGGATTTTGCTGCAGCCATGGGCCTCATACCTGGTTCTCCTTCCTCGGTCTCTGTCATGTCACCATCACCTTTCTCACCTCCAATGTCTCCCTCTGCTAATGGCATTTCAAGCATGGGTTGGCCCCAGCAAAATGTCCCTGCCTTGCATCTTCCTGGAAGCTTTCTCCATTCCAGTCGCTTGCGGTCATCGCTCAATGCTAGAGATATACCAGCTGCAGACCTAAATGCTTATCCTGATTTTGATGTGCAACGGCAGCTCCTAAATGAGTTTTCCTACCTATCCCAGCGCAACATGAGTTCTAATTCTTTGAACTGTTCACCTCGTCCGATGAGCCATACCCGTGCAAATCTTGAGGACTTATTTTCTGCAGAGAGCTCATCTCCTAGATACTCTGATCAAGCATTAGCTCAAGCTGGTTTTTCCCCTATCCACAAGTCAGCAGTTTGCAGTCAATTGCAGCAGCAGCAGAGCCTGTTATCTCCGATTAATACGAATTTCTCACCAAGAAACGTTGATAATCCTCTATTGCAGGCCTCATTTGGAGTTCCCTCATCGGGGAGAATGTCTCCCCGAGCAATGGAGCCAATCTCACCAAGAAGTCCCCGTGCCTCAATACTTGCTCAACGTGACAAGCAGCACCAATTTAGAAGTTTCAGCTCTCGTGATCTTGGCTCCAATGTTTCTGCTATTGTTGGGTCGCCGGCAGATACATGGGGTACAGCTATGGGAAAGCCAGACTGGGCTGTCAGTACTGGAGAGTTCTGTAGGCTAAGGCGATCGTCATCATTTGAGCTTGCTAACAATGGAGAAGAGCCTGATCTTTCATGGGTTCAATCTCTTGTCAAAGAATCACCACCAGAGATGATGAAGGATAAATGTGTTCCTCATGTCTCTGGACCGACAGGTGCTGTTGCAGATCTTGGCGAAGGCTCTATGTCAAGCTCCCAGATCGATCAATCTGATCAACTGAGTGCATGGATGGAGCAAATGAAGCTTGATCAGTGA